The Macaca fascicularis isolate 582-1 chromosome 5, T2T-MFA8v1.1 genome segment TAATATTGCACCTAGCTCCTATTCCTCACCATTCCTAGTCCCTGTTACCCTGTTCAGCTTTacttttttctcagttttcttatattctaacatagaatataatttattcatgtaTGCTTATTGCTTATTGTGTGTCTCCCCCAGCTAGAATTTGAGTGGCATAAAGGCAGGCATCTTGTTCAGTTTTGTTCATTGATGTGTCCTAGAtgcctagaagaaaaaaatatatagattgaatgaataaatgtattatttgaaCTCTATGCTTCCTCTACCTCTAAATTattcttcaattttaaaaaagcaacaaataaaggaaaacttaATTTGATATAAAGGTATCAAGTAGGTGTAAGGGCAAAAGgtatccaaaatctgaaatgttacCAGAAGCACTGAGTTTTAAATTCCTCATTTGTTAATGAgtataataatgttaaaatattgttgtgacttttaaagaaaagtatatgCATAAAAGCAGTCAATAATCATGCATTAAGGGATTTCTCAGCTCTTAGGCCTATATAAAATAAGGCCTTGGAAACAAGGTACAAGTTGTTATAAGCCCTTAGAAGCCACTTTCTCTGTGGTGGCATTCCTCTGAAGACCACTTTTTATCCGAAGTTTGAAATGCTGAGCAAACACTGAGAATAGGAAAAGAgttctttaaatatgtttataaagattaataaaattatattgtaccAGTTTTAATAGGAACACTGAGATCACAGTCCTGAAGATGACTTGGAAACTTAGAATGGAGACAAttgaaaattgtatatatgtTGCTCTGTTAAACATCTACTTTTCTTGACCACTAAATTTTGACCCTactactcatttttaaaaaaatccagtttgTTTTCAAGAGCAAAACAGTTGTTTAGTAAATTTACATTGCTGAACATTCAGCACAGATGTAAGTTTTCCTTCCCTCCActgtttttttccaaaagtagaaataacttctgtaataaataaataaataagtaaattaattaattaataagctGTGGGTTCTATCATGTGTCCACTTTGTCCCTGgtactgtttcttttctctgaaatattAGGAACTGGCTGAAAAGGCAAATGTTATTGGCATAGTTAGTATTCCAGTATGCCAAGCATTGTAGGGAGTGCCAGCTAGCAAGGTGGGGCATCCGGTAAGCTGATAGAATACCAACAAATGAACATATGACTAAATGCTGTTGTTTAAGTTTACCTCTGGGGAATCAGCCTATGAAGTTCCATggtgacctttcttttttttttttttttttttttttgagacggagtctcgcgctgtcacccaggctggagtgcagtggccagatctcagctcactgcaagctccgcctcccgggttcacgccattctcctgcctccgcctcccgagtagctgggactacaggcgtccgccatctcggccgtctagttttttgtattttttagtagagacggggtttcaccgtgttaaccaggatggtctcgatctcctgacctcgtgatccgcccgtctcggcctcccaaagtgctgggattacaggcttgagccaccgcgcccggcccacatggTGACCTTTCATGTTGTCTTTATGATTACTATGAATTTTCCTTTCACTCTTTATTTCCCTTCCACTTCTATTCTTGATCTTAAACCTGGAGTAGGGaaaagggaagattttttttcttttatcagtgtcaATGAAGATGACAGAATAAAGTAACACAGGTTAACTTCAGTTCATACGAGAGGGGCACTAAATTTCACTAGAGGTAGAGTAAAAGTATTGGATTTGGAATACATTGGTCTGTATTACTCTAGGTTTAGGTGTTTCACTCTTATCACATTTGAATCTTTATGAACAGCACAAGATAGTCCTGTGTTTCATATAGCTGGGTTCTGTCAATGTGTGCTTCTCTGTAAGGCTGTGATTTATTTGCATCATAAAGAATTGAGTTTCTTTATTAGTAACATATTACATAATGGGCAAATTAGTTACGtttgtatttcagttttttaaaatccaattaaCAGTGgtcaaaatattaaaaccaaGTAAATATCCAGTAACATTCTTATCTCTAGAAGATTACAGGATCAATACCACACCCTTACTTTAGATGGCTGAGACACATTAGTCACTTTTAGTTCTTTCCCAggctttacttttcatttttgttattatgcCAGCTCTTTTCCTTGTTTTGCCAATTAATTTATGTTCTTGTCACAATTTGTGCCATTGTTTGCCTTATCTTAGAACCAAGGAATCTGGGAAAAGGTTCAAGTCTTTTTAATGTGGGTTTTTCCAAACCTGAAGTTTCCTAGATatgaatatatagaaataaactgGAATGTGGTATTAATACAAaaccatatatttatatacctcTGTATACATCTTATATTTATGTGTTTAGATAAAATTTACATGTGTTTTCTATGTAAGTTTATCATTCaattgatatatatacacataattataatataaaaatgatttttcctttttttcttttgaagtgaaTAAATTGATTTTTCCCCTTTGAGGTCAGTAAGTATCATCAGTGCTACCCTGTGAAGTTGCTTTTTGAACATTTATCTTAAATAATGTGTTAGCTATTAGATTCCATTACTTGGAGTATTATTTCCAGGTCTTTTTGAAAGCCAGCtatccttttttttctgataaatagttgaattgaaattaaaatgcaaagttCCTTCCTCCTGAAAGAGACTGCCAGAAATCAATATGATACTTACTTATTCCTCATTGTCTAACAGTGTTTAGAGATTGTTAATCATATGTAATATAATGTTCCAATATTATTTTTGGCATTATATGCCAGTAGCTATTTTCTGTACAATAAACTATTCATTATTATGCCTTAAAACAACATTAGccacttaaaaatttttgtcaAAATGTGGGGAATTAATTCTGCTTGTGAGCAAAGTATTAACAAATCTCCTTCTTCTGTATGGAAATATTACAATGGGTTAGCCTTCTGCTAGTGCTTCACTGTATCTctgataaaagtaaaaatgatccCTGATTGGTTACCTGCCTTGGGACTGGGAGGAGTGTGGATGGATCATAAATACTGCTGGAAGCTACAGCTTTGGGCTTCCCATAGCATACTTCTTCCTACTGGGTATGTCCCTCCTTGTGTTTAACACCTGATCTGCCTGTTTTGGAGCTGGAGAATGGTCTCTGAACTCCTACTGAAGTGACATACTTGACGCTGTCCTGCTGACATGCTGTGTTACCGGCCTGTGTCCTTCTTCAGAACTagtctgtgtcacattttggccCACTGAATCTTGTTAGTTTGATTGCCCTGCTGAACCCAATACCACTGCAGCTGGTTGAGCAGAATAGGCATTATACtatcataaatatttaatatgaaaagtgtaataataataataacaagtaattcttcctttatttttcagaaatgtgtTACAGATGAGTGTTTCTTTTTTGAACGATTGGAATCTAATAACTACAATACTTACCGGTCAAGGAAATACACCAGTTGGTATGTGGCACTGAAACGAACTGGGCAATATAAACTTGGATCCAAAACAGGACCTGGGCAGAAAGCTATACTTTTTCTTCCAATGTCTGCTAAGAGCTGATTTTAATGGCCACATCTAATCTCATTTCACATGAAAGAAGAAGTATATTGTAGAAATTTGTTAAtgagagtaaaagaaaataaatgtgtatagcTCAGTTTGGATAATTGGTCAAACAACTTTTCATCTGGTAGTAAAATATGTAACCATTGTCCCAgtaaagaaaactaacaaaaattgtTGAAAAATGTATAGACTTCCCCCTTTTATATAGCATCTGCTGTTACCCAGTGAAGCTTACCTAGAGCAATGATCTTTTTCATGCATTTGCTTTATTCAGAAAGAGGCTTTTAAAATGTGCACATTTAGAAACAAAAGTTCTTCATGGAAATCATATACATTAGAAAATTACAGCCAGATATTTAATCAATGCAAAATATCCACTGTTTCTTATGTCATTCATTAATCTACATGTTTCTAAACATATAAATGTGAATTTAATCAATTCCTTTCATAGTTTTATAATTATCTGGCAGTTCCTTGTGATAGAGTTTATAAAACAGGCCTGTGTGAACTGCTGGAAGTTCTTCCACAGTCAGGTCAATTTTGTCAAACCCTTCTCTGTACCCATACAGCAGCAGCCTAGCAACTCTGCTGGTGATGGGAGTTGTATTTTCAGTCTTAGCCAGGTCATTGAGATCCATCCACTCACATCTTAAGCATTCATGCTGGCAAAACTTTATTGTGAATGAATATGGCTTTAGGCGGCAGATGATATACATATCTGACTTCCCCAAAGCTCCAGGATTTGTGTGCTGTTGCCGAATACTCAGGAGGGACCTGAATTCTGATTTTATACCAGTCTCTTCAAAAACTTCTCGAACTGCTGTGTCTCCTACATTTAAAAGAGATGtacaaatcaataataattaCACTTTTAGAAACTGTATCATCAAAGATTTTCAGCTAAAGTAGCATCATGTAAAGACTCAAAACATTATCCTAACAAAGTAGTTTTCAATACAAATTCTTTGCCTTGTGGACATCAAGAAAtcccaaaatattttcttaccacTGTAAATTGAAGAAGCTTTTGAAATGCTGAATATTTCTTTGGCTGCTACTAGAAGGCTTATCTACCTGTACATTTTTGGGGTCAGCTCTTTTTAAGTTCTTGCTGCTCTGTTTtccaaaaggtaaaaatatagaTTGAAAAGTTAAAACATGTTGCATGGCTGCAGTTCCTTTGTTTCTTGAGATAATATTCCAAAGAACTTAGATTCATTTCTTGAACACCGAAATGCTGGAGGTATTTCATCAGTTTTCAAAAAACttggaatataaatatttctataattcAACAAAGGTTTTCACATTTTGTAAGGTTCATTTTTCAATTAAATGCAAATTGTGTGGCAGGATTTTTATTGCCATTAACATATTTTTGTGGCGGCTTTTTCTACACATCCAGATGGACCCTCTAACTGGGCTTTCTCTAATTTTGTGATGCTCTGTCATTGTCTCCCAAGGCGTTTAGGAGAAGCCCTTTACAAAGCTGCCTTCCTCTACCACTTTGCTGGAAAGCTTCACAATTGTCACAGACAAAGATTTTTATTCCAATACTCTTTTTGCCTCCATTTTTCTTGTTTGTCAAATAGTAAATGATATTTGCCCTTACAGTAATCCTACTGGtgaaaaatatgcaaagaagaGGAAGTCACAGAAACATGTCTCAATTCCCATGTTCTCTGACTGTAGACTCTTACCAATCCCCTGGATATGCTCTTGTATTTTCCCTCTAATAGCTATGGAAAGATGCATAGAAAGagtataatgttttaaaacataggGCATTTATCTGCCATTTTTTAATTACATGCTGACTTCCCTTACAATTGAGATTTGCCCATAGGTTAAACATGGTTAGAAATAACtgaaagcataaaagaaaaatctaggccgggtacagtggcccatgcctatattccttgcactttgggaggccaaagcaggaggatcgcttgagcccaggagttcaagaccaacctgggcaacatggtgaaaccccatctctacaaataaacacaaaaattagccaggcatggtggcatgcacatgtggtctcagatacttgggaggatgaggtgggagggtcgatcgcttgaggccaagaggtcaaggctgcagtgagccataatcatgccactgcactccagcctaggtgacagagtgacactttgtctcaaaaaaagggagaaattttccttaataagaaaagtaatttttactCTGACATTcaatacatttattattaaatgtattattaaagaTGGTAGTACTAGTCTTAAATTGTATAAAATATCCCCTAACATGTTTAAATgtccatttttattcattatgctttgaaaaataattatggggaaatacatgtttgttattaaatttattattaaagatagTAGCACTAGTCTTAAATTTGATATAACATCTCCTAACTTGTTTAAATGTCCACTTTCATTCtttatgtttgaaaataaattatgggGATCCTATTTAGCTCTTAGTACCACTAATCAAAAGTTCAGCATGTAGCTTATGATCTATGCTGTTTCTATGCTGTGGAAGCACCGGACGGGGATAGTGAGCAAATCTGCCCTGCTCAGCAGTCACCATAGCAGCTGACTGAAAATCAGCACTGCCTGAGTAGTTttgatcattttaatttaaatcacTAACTGACTGAAATTTGAATGGGCAAATAAGTGCTTTTGTCTCCAGAGTATGGGAGACCCACCTCGAGATGGATTTCTTCCCCAAAGATTTCAAGATGAAATCAGGATAGTGTGCTttattctgttgtattttttattattttaatatactgTAAGCTAAACTGAAATAACATTTGCTGTTTTATAGGTTTGAAGAACATAGGAAAAACTaagaggttttgttttatttttgctgatgaagagatatgtttaaatatgttgtaTTGTTTTGTTTAGTTACAGGACAATAATGAAATGGagtttatatttgttatttctattttgttatatttaataatagaattagattgaaataaaatataatgggaAATAATCTGCAGAATGTGGGTTTTCCTGGTGTTTCCCTCTGACTCTAGTGCACTGATGATCTCTGATAAGGCTCAGCTGTTTTATAGTTCTCTGGCTAATGCAGGAGATTCTCTTCCTGCCAGTGGTAATATGATTTTTTAGGAAGGCAGTTTGTCAATTTTAATCTTGTGGATACCTTTATATTCTTAgggtattattttatataaaagccTTGAGGGTTGCATTCTATTTTCTATATGAccctcttgatttttaaaaaaacactatgGATAACAATTCTTCATTTACCTAGTATTATGAAAGAGTATTATGAAAGAATGAAGGATTTCAAACAAATGTGTTTCCCAGTTAACTAGAGTTTACTGTTTGAGCCAATATAAGTATTTAACTGTTTGTGACGGCAGTATTCCTAAAGGACATTGCATGTTTTCCTAAATACAGAGTTTAAACAACTTCAGTAATTATTAGGTGATTCAGCTTCATCATTAAGAATATCTTTTGTTTTATGTTGAGTTAGAAATGCCCTCATATAGACATAGTCTTTCAGACCTCTACTGTCAGTTTTCATTTCTAGCTGCTTTCAGGGCTTTATTAATTTTAAGGCAAAGCTTAATTTATACTAAGCTTGGGAAATATGGCTAACGCCAACTGcagttttttcttcttaattccaCATGACTGAGAGCTTTTAATTCCATATGGTCTCTGGATAGGTGGGTTGTTGTGACaaccacacttttttttcttcttttttttaaaaaaaaggtagtgAATTTTTAATTATCTGGACTTTAAGAAGGATTCTGGAGTATACTTAGGCCTGAAATTATACGTATTTGGCTTGGAAATATGTGTTTCTTCAGTGACATCTACAAATAAGTATAGCTGAAATTCAGAGGACCCATAAAAgttcacatgaaaaaaatcaattcatttgAAAAGGCAAGATGCAGGAGAGTGGAAACCTTGCAAACCTGCAGACTGCTTTTTGCCCAATATGAATTGGGTAAGGATGCAAAACATAAGCTTAATTAGCTCACATGCCCTGCTGTCACATGGCACCAGTGGATAGTGTGAGAGAATTAGACTGTAGAACAAATAGCCTTCTCTTTCAGCATTCGCACCACTACAAAATCATCTTTTATATCAACAGAACAGTAAGCATAAACTAAGCAAAAGGTCAGTAAGTACCTGAAACCAAGATTGACTAGAGATATATCTTAATGCAATCCATTTTCTGATGGATTGTTAGGAGTTGGCTATATAATGTACATACGGTATTTTGGTTTgtgtaaaagttttaaaaatcaagttttaagtatatagacatttttaaataaaatatttaaaggcaaTTTAGAAAACTGCCTTAATATCATTGTTGGCTAAATAGAATAAGGGACATGCATATTAAGGAAAAGGTCATGGAGAAATAATATTGGTATcaaacaaatatattaatttgttATGATACACATTGAATTTGATCCAATGGTTTAAGGAATAGGTAGGAAaatttggtttctattttttgatTTCCTGTAAATCAgtgacataaataatttttagcttattttatatttccctGTCTTAAATACTGAGCTCAGTAAGTTGTGTTAGGGGGTTATTTCTCAGTTGAGACTTCCTTATATGACATTTTACTATGTTTTGGCTTCctgactattaaaaataaatagtagatACAATTTTCATGAAGTGAAGAATTACATTACCACTGCTCTATAATTGActtcattatatttatttcaaagttcATTTAAAGGCTACTATTCATCCTCCGTGATGGAATGGTCAGGAATTTGTTTTCTCATAGTTTAATTCCAACAACAATATTAGTTGTATCCAAAATAACCTTTAATGCTAAACTTTACTGATGTATATCCAAAACTTCTCCATTTCAGACAAATTAATCCAGAAGCAGTCATAAACAGAAGAATAGGTGGTATGTTCCTAATGATATTATTTCTACTAATGGAATAAATTGTAATATTAGAAATTGTGCTGCTAATTATATCAGCTCTGAGGTCATTTCTGAAATGTTCTGACTTAGTCtgaacaaattagaaaatttaaatttttattcttagctataaatcaggaaaataaacacattaatttCCTCAACATTTTCAAGCCAATTAAAAACATGGAAGATACACACCAATATCTTCTCCAGGCTCTGACAGACCTCCTGGAAACTTCCACATATTTTTCAACTGCAGtataaagtcagaaaataaagTTAACATAACTTTCACTAACACACACACGTAGATTTCACAAAATCCTCCTATAATTGGTCAAAGTGGTTgagaatgtattttttagtaattgCATGCAAAATTTTTCTAGCTTCCATCCTTTCTCCCTcgtttctttttttggggggagccGGTAATTGATGCAATCTTTTCCCACCTTTTCTCTTTAGGACATAGAAGTGGTTTTGTTTGGTTAACATGATAAATTCTGTATGAATGAAACATTGGAGGGAAACATCTACTGAATTTCTGTAATTTAAAGTATTTTGCTGCTAGTTGACTATGAACAAATAGAATAATCTTACAGATGCTGCtataaataagtagaaaatacagtataaatTTCATCACTACAGTATgctgttttaaaatctatttcttatATTGTATTTCTAATCAGATGTATTACTCTTATTTCTATTGTATGTGTTAatgattttatgtaaaaatgtaattGCTTTTCATGAGTAGTATGAATAAAATTGATTAGTTTGTGTTTTCTTGTCTcccatttctttgtgtcttcttgtctatgatttcttttttcttttgttggggAGGGGCAGGTGGAAAGATCTGATCTTGGAATAGGGATAAatctagaaaaatatattaaaaacaattatgaGATGACATGGACAATATTCTTATGACTGACATGATTACTTTTTTCCTGTTAGAGTTGTTATATCTATCCATCACATGATAAAAACTAAAGCATGAGAAATTATAACATACTCATAAGGGAGCTGTACCTTTGGCTAGTACCTTATACTCttcattcataaaacaagttatgGACCTTTTACTGGTTTGCTTTGTGACCCACTTATTTCCTGGATGACTGCTTCTTAAAAGAATGTGTCATTATTCAACTATGCTAGGTTGGAGACCAGTGGCATGGTTCCCAGAGTTTCCATAGACTGTTGATTACGTGGGTACAGAATTCAGGCTTTGAGTGTCTGGGCTAGGCTTGACAttaatttataaaggatattatgctttacttttttaatgtagaaatatATCTGTAAATATACCTCTATATCAATGCACTGTCTTCTAGATTCCATTTCGAAATAGTCCCAGAAGGTTTATTTCTCCAGAAACTATGCAGTCTTTGTCTGACAAGATGTTGAACTTTACCACCAtaaattccatttacattttgagatagcatctcattcTGCTGGCCaccctggagtacagtggcaccatcagagctcactgcagtcttgacctgcctgggctcaggtgattctcccacctcagcctcccgagtagttgggactacaggtgtgcaccactacacttaattttttttttttttttaaagatgagatttcaccacgttgcccaggctggtcttgaactcctgaggctcaggcaatcctcccacctgggcttcccaaagtgctggggttacaggcgtgagctaccataaCCAGCCTGTAAGTTCTGTTTCTaacaaaagaaaagttataaTGGAGCAGACAAATGTTtcctaaaaacaacaaaagctgACTTTAGAAATCTTTAACCATAAATGATTAGAGATTGATTGTTAATTAAATCTGGAGATGAACTTATTAGAAGGGGGAAAATGCTAGACATAAGGACTGAAAACAGCTCACACAAATTTGATTTTgactattttataaattaaaccttTTATATGGAAATATTAGGTATATGTTTATGCTGGTAAGTATTTTGTGACATTTTATGGCACCATTTAGGCTTTTAAAATGCTTACTTCCCTAAAAAAGCTTGAGCCTGGGTGTAGTCTAAGTAGTAGAGAGGCCTAAGCTATGTGGTTTGTGAAAAATCTAGTCAATGTCCTAGATATGATCAATAGTGAGATGAGCATGTCTTcccacttcttttctttatatcaaACAATTCCCATTAGCTGTGTTTAACAATATAACAGAGTTAAAATACtaatgctgggcacagtgcctcacatctgtaatcccagcgctttgggaggctgagacgggaagatcacttgagcctcggagttcaaggctgcagtgagttgtgccactgcactccagcctgggcaacagagtgagaccccacacGCTGTGTTGCGGGTCTGACCCGCAGACCCTAACCAAGTGACCGATGAAAAAATGCACTCACACACAGATATCCAACGAAAGAGTGGGCTGGGGACTGGGCCACTCAGAAAGAATTGCAGCAGC includes the following:
- the NUDT6 gene encoding nucleoside diphosphate-linked moiety X motif 6 isoform X3, whose product is MWKFPGGLSEPGEDIGDTAVREVFEETGIKSEFRSLLSIRQQHTNPGALGKSDMYIICRLKPYSFTIKFCQHECLRCEWMDLNDLAKTENTTPITSRVARLLLYGYREGFDKIDLTVEELPAVHTGLFYKLYHKELPDNYKTMKGID